One region of Faecalibacter bovis genomic DNA includes:
- a CDS encoding hydroxymethylglutaryl-CoA synthase family protein, translating into MKVGIEAVTIYIPTNYLPIKDLAEKRSIDPDKLELGLGLKKMAILDADEDTATIAAEALLKIFKDYSVDPKSIGRIYLGTESALDGAKPTATYAVQMVEKVLAENHGERVFKHTDVVDMTFACIGGVDAMHNSIDYVRVNPDKKAIVIAADYAKYGLESTGEYTQGAGAVAVLISNEPNLIEIENKWGVGMESVFDFFKPRQITSNQSILETLETTKTEVEIFSDEPVFDGQYSNECYKNRVREAYFNFKEKYNITGKLYEDWRYIAFHLPYAFQGKRMFNDVFALENGEENSPENLKLIAKSEAYKQLVKEKLEATQRASSEIGNMYTASIFTALLSALQVSLDNQEELEGQKIGFIGYGSGSKAKVFEGVVSENWKHVMTRVNLFEMLSNRKNITYQQYEDLHNKVLKTPINDRKGFALSEIEKEIPNLEGARYYTFKS; encoded by the coding sequence ATGAAAGTAGGTATAGAAGCCGTTACAATATATATTCCAACAAATTACTTGCCAATTAAAGATTTAGCAGAAAAAAGAAGTATAGATCCAGATAAATTAGAACTTGGATTGGGTTTAAAAAAAATGGCAATTCTTGATGCTGATGAGGATACAGCAACTATTGCAGCTGAAGCGTTATTAAAGATTTTTAAAGATTATTCCGTAGATCCAAAGTCTATAGGACGTATTTATTTAGGTACAGAAAGTGCTTTAGATGGAGCAAAGCCAACCGCTACTTATGCTGTGCAAATGGTAGAAAAGGTTCTTGCAGAAAATCATGGAGAACGAGTTTTTAAGCATACTGATGTTGTTGATATGACATTTGCTTGTATTGGTGGTGTTGATGCAATGCATAATTCGATTGATTATGTGCGTGTTAATCCGGATAAAAAAGCTATCGTTATCGCTGCAGATTATGCAAAATATGGATTAGAATCAACTGGCGAGTATACACAAGGTGCTGGTGCAGTAGCAGTTTTAATTTCGAATGAACCAAATTTAATCGAAATTGAAAATAAATGGGGTGTGGGAATGGAATCTGTTTTTGACTTTTTCAAACCTCGCCAAATTACTTCAAATCAATCTATTTTAGAAACATTAGAAACGACAAAAACAGAAGTCGAAATTTTCTCGGACGAGCCTGTTTTTGATGGTCAATACTCAAACGAATGTTACAAAAATCGTGTTCGCGAGGCGTATTTTAACTTTAAGGAAAAATACAATATAACAGGTAAATTGTATGAAGATTGGCGCTATATTGCGTTTCACTTGCCATATGCATTTCAAGGAAAACGAATGTTTAACGATGTTTTTGCGTTAGAAAATGGCGAAGAAAATTCTCCTGAAAATTTAAAATTAATTGCTAAGTCAGAAGCTTATAAACAATTAGTGAAAGAAAAATTAGAAGCAACGCAACGCGCATCTTCAGAAATTGGAAACATGTATACAGCTTCAATTTTTACAGCTTTATTATCAGCATTGCAAGTAAGTTTAGATAATCAAGAAGAATTAGAAGGTCAAAAAATTGGTTTCATTGGATATGGTTCAGGTTCAAAAGCAAAAGTTTTTGAAGGTGTCGTTTCTGAGAATTGGAAACATGTGATGACTAGAGTAAATTTATTCGAAATGTTATCAAATCGTAAGAATATTACATATCAGCAATACGAAGATCTGCATAATAAAGTGTTAAAAACACCAATTAACGATAGAAAAGGTTTTGCTTTATCTGAAATTGAAAAAGAAATTCCTAATTTAGAAGGCGCAAGATATTACACATTCAAATCATAA